DNA sequence from the Malus domestica chromosome 06, GDT2T_hap1 genome:
cactgcttgggcagcttggcttggcttgagccaagggcagcttgtgcagcTGGGGTCGAGGATTGTGGCGCTAGGGCACAGTgttaggcgagccgcatggctcatgtcctttgggctcttggacctgactcgggccaggctggcgattgagagaaataaggagattgcgggtctcatgggctgctggaatgttgggcatgcaagccttctgcctgctggaatgctgggttgagctcccctgctgagtaccatgaatgtcgttggctgcttagtcttcTTTGCTGAAAAAAAGGTGGGCTGCtccagaaagatgaggtaaagaggatcaaggcagatgcattggctcgtctgatcgctgtcgtggagcttactatgaatgaagatggaaagaagagatcttccctgcctgctcatgagatgcctagttaagaaaaaattgaagacttcttgtgctgctcatgagggtccgcttgctaccgagaggtatgtgattgacatgacttcttctaatgggaagaaaaataaggctgctagatctgagcatgtggcgtcttccatgttgagaatggctagtacaattgtggataagattgctcagcgtaaaggttttatcatgccctcAGTGCCGAAATCTGTACTAGGACGTTCTTTGGaagccaagtccggttcacctttgtagagacttgctattatgaagagtggtaaggtggactctgctgctaaagtggcgccaaagcctgctccctttgctgttgagattgattcgcctcagattcaagatcttaaacttgcaatttctgagcttcgtttcgctgcttatgctaagaagtgagtggatgagctgcagcgcgtctgtgttagtctgcttaagaagaatgagtagctgaagggtgagaatgatgggcttgaggttttaagaccttctctatttctccgaaagacttgcttgcttttacttttaaggcttccattggtgaagtagttggagaagttagtgcccagactggggcagccgggggtgaagcgccggatgatgccgTTGCTAAGAGTGTTACGgttgttgaaggtgtggcgaccgagtagtcgtgggatgtccaagctgctgtagtgtagtattttaggtagcctttaggattttctttgtttttccttgtagctcttgttttgcttgaactccttcggcctttgctagttgtttataaacatgttttccttcgtttttcttcatcttcacctcttttgttcatgccctaacctttagacttgatagaccagtggcaggcatgctacttttttataagcagacaagctcgcgtagcctatgcagccgtaggtgttggtgtagaactttgcaaagttgttagccatagggttggcagccggatgccttacttacagaagaagacaagtccgcgtaaccactaggctgttaactttgactttcttcaattccgtaggttgcgtagcaagtatcacaacactttaggacttggtgtaggttgttccacgcttggcagaggtgaagcttatcgactacgtagcatgtcggcagtggataaaacttcgtatatgcgcgctagattgtttaacctttcacaagaatgtgcggttgtataagtctagcgcggctttactgctcgaagggcaagctgtaggcagtcttccggaatccgtaggctaccttagtgcactcggtagcagctttaggattccagggcagccgtccatcggatgtactgcgtaatgtgccctctccgtctctagagcccggttccccacggattaggccaagagacccaaaatccttcagttagctaagccttgaaaaagaccattgtggctacttctaggaatcccggcgcaagccatcgtgcatctagttatactagggcagccaggctcatccacgtctggatattcggagtgtaaagtttatcctcccgtcttggagagctgacccatatgggtgtcggggaattggtttaccctctcgcactggagagcaattagtttaccctctcgcactgaagagcatggttggtccctcggggggggcgcaattcctgcgatgggtccctaagaagagcacagtcttcttttgaagtgctggAGTGATcacttgttgtaagcatgcagccgagccaagttgtgattacttctgaattcctcattgaaaaacgagtgaaacgaacgagaacttagctgtaaggtaggaactgcataacaactggatagtcctcgacttgtgaggtggtgcccgtcgagcttcttaagtcttcgggctttgatgtagtgggaggtcacacatggtacttcttcagattgtaggcgctccactacttttcgatctttttatcgtttcatggtagcggggtataattactcttaccgcctattctgctgagcttgtacggaccttcccagatgagatccatctttttggatgtttcggcctgcctattgccttgaggatatctcagcatggacatatgctgcttgatgccatatttttttaagaacttcgccaaatctttgcacacgaattgcaggccgttgttggtgacgatggattaagggatgccaaatcggtaaatgatgttcctccatatgaagcgctctatgtccgtctgaatcgtggtcgtcatgggctctgcttccacctatttggtgaagtagtcggttgccacgaaccacggctgctcgcaagcctttgtagttggatgcgtcgtTGACATGCGAATGCCAGAAATCTCTATTAAGGGAATATGTgcagctaaagtgtgctcgactgccttcggggcatcgttaggccgagttgttgcgttcgtcagaaaactttgcatctgccagggtctacgtCTTTATCGTCGCCGGTTTGGATTCGGCAGAATAGTGCATCATAATGATGACTGCAggtaactgtagaatacaggtagtcgggcccccaactcttctcgcatgatggtagagcttattgctactttagataccgtcaaacatgcgaataagtcctccgctgttctagggaggtgatgtcgggtacttcttcaagtccttgaatgtgcattggcgagcctcatcccaaagtgcatgcttctctgctaaagcaaaagagtctgccagagttagatcttctttcatgatcaattttccgaatagcgggtggtctgctggaagtcctttttggaaggctgctctagctatcgagtcgttgcatccgactatttttgccttctctactttgaacctcctcacatagtcgcgaagcgactcctttgggttcttcttgacgtcgaacaaatggtcagacttctttttgatcgagcgataggatgaatattctttggtgaaaaccaaagaaagttcgtagaaattccggatggattgtggcggcagggtgtagaaccaatcttgcgcctcgccttgtagagtggtggtgaatatcttgcacatgagatcatcgttgtttcgataaaggatcattgcactttggtaacgttttaagtgtctttccgggtcttcatcccctttaaaagatgtgaaatgtggcatgctgaactcgcgtggaggctctgcctgctcaatctcctccgtgaagggtgacctgcttatgttggttatgttccgtcgtagtgcctcgtcggtgacctcgttgcgttggaaatcatgcaatcgcttggtcaagagtctctctacttcttcctgaatttgcatttgttggggtagcggagctctcggctgcccccagtcatgacttgctggtctaggctgctcttccatgtgtttggctcgtctatgccgcggatgcagtgcatgtgatgCGTTCCTAGTAGgtgagcgagttcttcgcatgctgctggttgaacttgagctggattaagtgactgcttctctccgtccgtcgtgctgcatactctgatgtgaggtggaggacgctccttgtgggcttagctgcgaatagacattttgcccggaaggttgttcatgttgactatcggagtataaccccaaccgtgaatgtatgctccttcgtgggcctagtcgagagtgcatgctccttcgcgctctaagacgggaatgtacactgcccaaacgttcggctcgtggctgcttgccgggacgctgctggaaatgtccgtttgcccttgtcctacttcgggatacctcgtccagGGCACGTTGAATCCCAAtgtgttgcaaaagttgattcaccaaggttgtctgttgtgcaagggcgctcgtcaactctatgacttgtcgagacaagtgttgttcgccatttggattggaagagcttggaaggaatgcgcctccttgggcagtgaaagggtggtagacttcgggcgcgagatttgagttgagaAATGTCAAACccgcgaaaaaatgtggtgagaatgcccccggttcgatggtaggtccggatggttgagatagtcttgggccgacttgggctgcttggaaagccactggaGCAGGATAGGCAGTGAgaatgggctgctcgtcgggagcaggctgggtcatgaaagcaggctgcttggcaggagcagccTGGGCCACGGGAATGTGCTGCTCGACGGAAGAAGGTTGGGCCATGGGAGTCGGCTGTTTGACGGAAGTAGGCTggaccacgagagtgggctgctcgtcgggagcaggttgggtcaCGAGAACAGGCTGTTTGgcaagagcaggctgggccacgggagtgggctgcttgatggaagcaggctggaccacgggagtgggctgctcgtcgggagcaggctgggtcacgagagcaagctgcttggcaggagcaggctgggtcacgagagcaagctgcttggcaggagcaggctgggccacgggaatgggctgctTGATGGAAGCAGgatggaccacgggagtgggctgctcgtcgggagcaggctgggtcacgagagcaagctgcttggcaggagcaggctgggccgcgaaagcaagttgcttggcgggagcaggctgggccacgagattgggctgctcgacggaagcaggctggaccacaagagtgggctgctcgtcgggagcaggctggaccacgggagtgggctgctcgtcgggagcaggctgggtcacgagagtaggctgggccatgggagtgggctgctcatcgggagcaggctgggtcacgagagcaggctgctcaatgcgcggtgcatgtgaatgcgaggcttgggcttgggtccacgtaaacttggatggcacggcttgggtcgtggtcttggtaccgtgagccttggatggcacggctcgggccatGGTGaaagctccatggacctcgccacgaatggctaccgaagtagccaccgcggtggttcccatggtggccgtggtgaaggcaccatgaacctcgccgtgggtggctaccgaggtagccaccgcggtggttcccatggtggaaactcgtggtggtgatgccgctccccttattgtcgcattttgcctcatggatctccgcaatcccatttcttgtatattagaattttcatttgtggaattttctaaatttctagccattatattttgcttatacgttttattaaagaacctttgcaagtaaaaaattctaataataagaacgtatgaaaaatattcaaatggactaaaaaataaagaaaaaacctttttgtgcgagagtcttctacgagtatggatttcaactctcaatgaaagcaccaatttatggatgcaaatttcttcctcctcgatcttggacgattttgcatctacaaattaattaacaccttaggttaaggccaagagcctcacgcgcccacgatgaatggggggggctttggccgaagaacctccgatgtcaaagttagaatttagagagaaagagtgtttagagaattttgggatttttgccaaagtgttggaattagctttttggtgagaatgagagtatatttatagggataggaggtggctagggtttttaggtttaatttaggtttaattagccaatttattatgataaatttgctaattaaacataaagggaataaatggatggttatagaatcaattagctagcttaattggggtagtaaagtgggaaaagatagggaaggtagaaagcttaaggggatggccggccatgtgatgttttagggttgaattggttgtattttgtggttatttggatataatggatggtttaattgagaattaatgggttaattaggcaataaacccattaattagccaattaacataatttaaaaggaatgtgtttgggaattaccttgtagaaaggatttgatgagatggactttgaattgttacctattttgggcacttttgtcttggttgaaagagggttgcccgctgcttgcgcgtaggaacctcgttgtattgcaagggtatttttttcctttttgtccaaaaaacccacgtgtcgccttgtgaatatttttggctccacacataACTGAACAGAAAACTGGTTTGAAaagtaattaaatttaaaaagtatACACAATTATCCTTTCAAACTTTGTAGTTATTCGATTAAAAAGGTGAAACACACACCGTGGCAAGTATTAAGAATAGTTGGCTGCACATGCTTATGAGCGttagttgttttatgattggactaggattctctctcctcctctttctATCCCCTTTCATCCCTTCATCTTACATTatcttattttatctttttcttgttataaaaaattaatataagatgttgacgtggtttaaccatgACCGTTTAAATATGAGGAGATGGAAGGGGAGGGAAAAAAGAgggaagagaatcctactccaatgTTGTGTGGGCATAAAAGTGACAAAGCAGTCGGTAGGTGGAAAGGGAATTGTAAGATATTGtcaagaaaaatagtatattatACTATGAGAAAGCCTTTACGGGAAGAGattctcatttttttatttataaaaatagagACTAGTTGTGGAGTTCACATCATATCAAAATTTAACGATAAGAACTGTCTACTTTTTAAGTTGTACCTCATAGattatccttgcaaaatattagccaaatcggaaatataTAAGATAtctaattgggttaaaaaaaaaatgaacgaatactttctTATACaataaacaatgaaatttgatcttTTAATTACATAGGCAAATTgtttcagattgaattgaatttttgcaaaaatgatctatgaatcgagacttacaaaatagacgtttcggatcgttaaaattcaatgtAAAATGAGGCCCACACctaattttcattttaaaaaaataaggatgtttatcaatttttaataacatatattattaatatattaaagCCAGTTGTATTTTGTAGTGTTGGAAGGAAAAGATGATACTGAATTCTTACTCTTAAACTCAATGTCATAGattaattgtttattttgttttcttacaATATTATTTGGTTCCTTGCtatatttctttatttattttttacaaaccTCTTTGAACGTGCGGTCAAtgactttttcttttattacgCATTTTACACTTGACTTAATTATGTTTTATTTCTTCAATCACTTAAAAACGGTTTGTGTTAGttgttttattttcattgtAATTGTCCAATTACCTTACTAAACAAATTGAAAACAGCTAATGTAAGTCATCTTTAGGGGTGCTACGTATTAGGGCTTCAATATTAGCAAATGACGTTTCGTCTaccgttttttttaatttacatcTACATACTATTGTTCATCAACTTCAAGTATAAACTTGCACCCAAAATCTCATATTGTTTGACAATTACATGAATAACAATCTCATATTGTTTGAGGATTGTGTCAATAAAAGTATGTAGATACTATTGTTATGATGTGCGCACAACCACAATTTATGAAATAatcactttaaaaaaaatataaaaaaaataaagaaacatataaAAATGCCTCTCGCGGAGAGGCTAGTTATTAACTTATTATTGAAGCCGCAGCCATCACCAACTGCTTCaagttttattctaagaatCGTCCCCAGCTTATGAAGATGATGTGAAACTTTTTACAACCGCAAACAGATCCTTGTCAACAACCCCATGATAACCTCCTTCAACAAAATGTTCCACCACTTCGACCCCATTTTCCTTCAACATCTTCGCCACCTCCATCTGACGATCAATCAGTAAATCTCCATCGGATCCAGCCATCAAAACCCTGAATCCAGCTGCCTTCAATTGATCCAACTTCTCACTCATTGGATTGCAATACTCGTGGTCACGGTCAACGCCCATGGGCAACGACAGTTCCCACATCAGATCGCTACTACTCAGCGGCAACGTGGGGTTGTTCTCCAACCTTGACTCAGATCTGCTTCTCTGGGCCCCACTGAAGAACGGTTGATGCAATATCAACCCTCGGATTTTCAACCGGTGAAAATCGTCAGCTTCCGCAGCCGCACGAAGTCCCGCATGGTAGGCTATGTTGCCACCGGCGCTGCTGCCCATGAGGTAACAATTCGACAAGTCAGCATAGTCCCTTAGCCAGTTGTCTGGGGCTGTTTCGATAAAGTGCAGCGCTTCCACCGCGTCCTCGTACGCAGCGGGCAGCCGGTGCTCCGGAGCCAGCCTGTACTCCACCGATGCGATGATCACGGGGACTTGGGTAGCCAAGTTGACGTAGAAGTCGTTCATTATGGTTGAGGCTG
Encoded proteins:
- the LOC103431341 gene encoding carboxylesterase 1-like, whose protein sequence is MPEQTAASTMSNPTVDNSDPYKFLNLASNPDGTITRLTKFPDSPATCDPNLPTPFFTKDVPINQSNNTWVRIFLPRHLLDHSSATPPAKLPLVVYFHGGGFILLSAASTIMNDFYVNLATQVPVIIASVEYRLAPEHRLPAAYEDAVEALHFIETAPDNWLRDYADLSNCYLMGSSAGGNIAYHAGLRAAAEADDFHRLKIRGLILHQPFFSGAQRSRSESRLENNPTLPLSSSDLMWELSLPMGVDRDHEYCNPMSEKLDQLKAAGFRVLMAGSDGDLLIDRQMEVAKMLKENGVEVVEHFVEGGYHGVVDKDLFAVVKSFTSSS